The following coding sequences lie in one Populus trichocarpa isolate Nisqually-1 chromosome 14, P.trichocarpa_v4.1, whole genome shotgun sequence genomic window:
- the LOC7486832 gene encoding uncharacterized protein LOC7486832, which yields MRAFAVPIDYYYCCYSSYPCLLLPPSFTNTKLSSFHPKFASLSSHATHRLPSQFRPTRLRCSNSGSSTFLDGDDDDGYCSYAGEEESGDSVREDGVFIEIKKLQKNSRRIRSKISINASLDTVWKILTDYEKLADFIPGLAVSKLIDKKDKFARLYQIGQQNLAFGLKFNAKAILDCYERDLQTLASGEKRDIEFKMTEGDFQFFEGMWSIEQLAKPKTEDSVGQEYETTLSYLVDVKPKMWLPVNLIEGRICKEIKSNLTCIREEAQKVIDDAQHDQ from the exons ATGCGCGCCTTTGCAGTCCCAATAGACTATTACTACTGCTGCTACTCCTCTTATCCTTGTCTCTTGCTCCCACCGTCTTTCACTAACACCAAGCTCTCTTCTTTCCATCCTAAATTCGCTAGCCTTAGCTCACATGCAACGCACCGCCTTCCATCCCAATTCAGACCCACCAGGCTTCGTTGTTCAAATTCCGGGTCGTCCACATTTCTGGAcggggatgatgatgatgggtaTTGTTCTTATGCAGGTGAGGAGGAGTCGGGAGATAGTGTAAGAGAGGATGGTGTTTTTATAGAGATAAAGAAGCTTCAAAAGAATTCGAGGAGAATTCGGTCCAAGATTTCCATAAATGCTAGCCTTGACACTGTGTGGAAGATTTTAACTGATTATGAGAAGTTGGCTGATTTCATTCCTGGTCTTGCCGTCAGCAAATTGATTGACAAGAAAGACAAATTCGCTCGTCTTTATCAG ATTGGACAGCAAAACTTGGCATTTGGCCTAAAATTTAATGCAAAAGCAATTTTGGATTGTTATGAGAGAGATCTTCAGACTCTTGCTTCTGGGGAAAAGCGTGATATTGAATTTAAGATGACAGAAGGTGACTTTCAGTTTTTTGAAGGAATGTGGTCTATTGAACAG CTTGCTAAACCCAAAACTGAAGATTCCGTTGGTCAAGAGTATGAGACAACTCTTTCATATTTGGTGGATGTAAAGCCTAAGATGTGGTTGCCTGTTAACCTAATTGAAGGTAGAATCTGCAAGGAGATAAAATCAAATCTCACATGCATCCGAGAAGAAGCACAGAAAGTGATTGATGATGCTCAGCATGACCAATAG